DNA sequence from the Gadus morhua chromosome 21, gadMor3.0, whole genome shotgun sequence genome:
CAGGCCCCATATATCTAGCTTAGCATCCGTCTGCTTGTTGAACACTTCGCAGGTCTCCTTGTGGGGCAACAAGTGCGACCTGTCCATCTCGGCCGGCCAGGACAACTCCCAGAAGACCAGTCCCATCGACTCACTGGCCGAGCTCCGCCCCTTCATCCTGGTGGACGACACCCGCTCCGTCTGGTCGGCGCTGGTCTCGGCGCGGGACCGGGGAGGCCCGGGCAGGGTGGACATCATCCTGGACAACGCAGGCTTCGAGCTGACCACGGACCTGGTCCTGGCCGACTTCCTGGTGGCCTCGGGGCTCGCCCGCAGCGTCCGCTTCCACGGCAAGGCCATGCCCTGGTTCGTGTCGGACGTGACGGCGCAGGACTTCACCTGGACCGTCCGGCAGACCGTGGCGTCCAACCACAGGTTCATGTCCGCGAGCGGCGTTCAATGGCAGCGCTACGTGCGGGAGGGCGTGTGGACCTATCTGGACCACCCGTTCTGGACGCAGCCCCACCCCTTCTGCGACATGGCGGCGGACGCGCCGGACCTGCACGCGGGCCTGCAGGGCGCCGCCCTGGTCCTGTTCAAGGGGGACCTGAACTACAGGAAGCTGACAGGCGACCGGGAGTGGGCGCCGACAGCGGCGTTCGCCACGGCGCTGCGGGGCTTCGCGCCGGCGCCGCTGTGCAGCCTGCGGACGCTGAAGGCCAACGTCCAGGTGGGGCTGCAGCCCGGCCAGGCGGAGCAGCTCGGCCAGCGCCAGCCGGACTGGATGACCTGCGGCCAGTACGCCGTGGTCCAGTTCCACAGCCCCCCCCGCCGGGGACCGTGAGACCGCCGGGCCTCCAGGGGGAGGCATTGACtcggagggggttggggggggggggaacgaggATCAagcgggggttggggggggggggtccgagcCATTGTATTGGCTAGGGGTGGAGCGGACACAGATTGTTTGGAGATGGTATCCTGGCCGTTTGCGCCGTGCTTGGAAATAAGAGCCACCAtgcaagtgggggggggggggggggatctgtcaTCTTGTTTACCAATGaatctcttttttcttttattatgaTTAACTTACTAAATGTGCACTTTTCACTGTTTGGAAAATGGGTAACTGGCTGTGCAGAAGTTTCTTTAAATCAGGGCGGCTCATATCTTAAATCTCAGAGCGTAAAACCAATGGGTGCAACGTTAAACCTTATTTTTCTAAGACGATGTATGACAAGGTCAGAGACGATGCATGAAGTTgaatgaatacaaaaaaaagaaaatgtcgAATCTGAACTGATAATATGTGGTGCTGCAGAAAGTAAGGTAATATTAATCCTGTTTAAAAGTGGCGTACTAAACAATGTTGATCAAATATAGTTTAAAAAATAGTTTACAGtttttgataaaataaataatgattctcatatttgtattattatttataattattcatGAGATTATGGACCATGTATGTATTGTGGTCTATTATCTCATTTATTTCGTTCCAATCATTACAGTATTGTTCACATGTTGTGCTTATTGTTGGACTGTGTACTTTCAATAGGTTAAATAAGGACCCCTACTGGTGCAGAATGGCACAACGGCAGCGATAACTGATTAAAAAATCATCTCAaggatacaaataaatatctcGATACCATCCCTGCATTCGTAATCACTAAGTactttgcttgtttgtttgactCAGCATTTTTAGTTTGTAATGTACCCATCAACTGGTCTTTTTCCAGTCAATTGTAAACAAAAACTAAATCTGGCTTCCCTCTGAAGAAGAATGCACATTGAACTATGAAAGGCTTTCATAATCATCCATCACGACAACTGAATTCAAGAGTTATACCTCAGGAAAGAGCCTTCCTTGACACACAATTTGCTCAATGTTCTCGCAATTTTCATTTTAGCCTGCGGGAAAGAAATACGTTTTTTCCAGTCATCAgtattttattcttatttttttacttgACCTGACATGTCCTCAAATTGGGTTGTTTACTGAGAGAGACGATGCAACAAGATGAGAGCGCGTAAAAAAAATCTCCTGCCTACGGGGCAATTTACCCTACTTGAGAGGTCGTTGGCAGCTTGGCAAGCACCTGTTTTCACCAGGTTTACCCATGCTCATGTCATTACACATCTGGGAATTACGACGTGCGTATTTTCCCTCGTTATGATGAAGATTGCGATGACAAAGTCATAAGCTTACGCGGATGACAACGATAGATAGGttcagtgtttttttctttctggaaCAATTATAAAAGTCACAAATTTGCAGAGATAAAGATAATGTCTGAAAAAGGTCCGAACCTGACCCTGACTTCTGTTCCCAAGCCTTCAAGGACGGGAGAGATTCCTTCAAAGCCAATGCACCTGGAGAAATGCGGGCCATGGAGGAAGCACACTTTAACAGAACGATGTTAAAGACGtcttaaaatgtaaaatgagtCAATAAAATCCAAAGGacaaaagtaaaaaagtaaatgaATAAAAACTTCCCTGCATACAATTAAAAACCATTGACATTCTTAATCAAGTAATAATAAGAAACATCAAGACTAGTTTCATCTGAAAACCTGGAGCACACTACAGCTATTAGAAAAACTAGTCACAAgtttaacacaacacaacaaaaaatataacaaaGACCCTTAATTGTTAGAATGTGATTTTTTAGCCCTCGACTTAATCCGGGGGGTTATCTTTGAGGATGTAATGATTGACTGACCATAAAACCGCTACCCTCTTCAAGAGAACTGCACAGAGTCAAGTCCAATGTATTTGCTGAGtccttacatttacatttagggcatttagcagaaccttttatccaaagagaccaATAAGTACATTTAGCGTCTTGTAGCagcttatcctagctatctttgttgtatacagggaatgggtatAAATTGCAATTGTCAGTGCTTgtcacttgtttctatgaacatcctttcagtaccgacagccatatattgttgtttctctttcaccTGACAAAAGTACTTActctaagtcgctttggataaaagcgtctgctaaatgcccacaATTTAAAATTAACTATAATTGGGTTAGAACGTGTTAGGAGGGGGGTGGCCAGTGACTAAGCTGGTAGATGTCAGGTGGGGTGGCCCGGCATTGGACCAGCACCCCATTAAAAGCAGACAGCATTACGGAGAGCTGGGGATGGGTGGACACATTAAAACAGACATCATTATGTTGAGCTCGGTTGGGTAGACACATTAAATCAGACAGGAGTAAGTTGCAATGGGGACAGTGGACACATTAAAACAGACTGCATTGTGTAGATGTGGGGACCGTAGACACATTAAAACAGACAGCCTTATGTTGCAGTGGGACAGTGGAAACATTAAATCAGACAGCCTTATGTTCCAGTGGGATGGTGGACACATTAAAAGAGACAGAATTATAGCTTGTTCAATGAGGAGCATGTGGGCAACCTCTGGAAGCTATGGGCAGCACGGGTAGGGCAGTGCTGTCTAGCAGCTCGATGTAGATGTAATGAGAGCTGAGGTAATGAGGGCCTATTTATTGGTATTCATTCAGGAGAGCCCTTTCAAATGTCCTTTAAAAAAAGTATAGATttgaatacatatattttgtatttatcttATTTCATTTCCCCGCGGTATCTAGCAGTTCATGAAAATGTTATTCTTCTGAAATACTGAAAAGGCACCAAcattgagaaatattggccgtCAAAGTGAGATTTGACCTCTCGCAATGTTTGCTGTGTTATGGTGACCTGGCACTCAATACGAAGTCCCTATTGATTTAGCCGCATCTTTAATTTGTTGatccttttttttcccccctccaaTGCTGTCCTCAGATGGTCCAGTAGGACAGGCGAGACATCAGGCAGTCGCAGAGAGGACGAGAGccggagagagccagagagagagacggagagagacacataggAATCGGCAGCTACCAGGTACGTTGCCCATCACCTAGAGGTGAACGCGAGAGGGGATATAGTCGATGGATGGGTAGGGGGATGAGGTTCTCTCCCCGATGGATCCATCATTTTGTAAAGCCACCGGCCTCATTTTCATCTGTGATCGGATTAGAGCCGCAAGTCTCAGGTGTGTTTGATAGTCTGGCTGCCAGTTGTTCCGACCAGGAATCGGAGGCTAGGCCGctttgtgtgtacatttacttgttattgtgtgtgtacatgaacgtatgtgtgtgtgggtgcctgtttgtgtgtgtatgtgtgtgtgtgtgtgtgtgtgtgtgtgtgtgtgtgtgtgtgtgtgtgtgtgtgtgtgtgtgtgtgtgtgtgaacctgtgtgtgtgtgtgtgtgtgtgtgtgtgtgtgtgtgtgtgtgtgtgtgtgtgtgtgtgtgtgtgtgtgtgtgtgtgtgtgtgtgtgtgtgtgtgtgtgtgcgctgtagGACGACTGAAACGAAGGCTTAGTATTCTTTCATGAGACTGCGAGCCAGCTGAGACCACTAAAAGCTTTTTAGGGGCCAAAGTATCGGTAGAGTATAAAAAAGTGTTTTCTTCCAACCGTAGTGTGAGAGGATAAGGAAGTTGGTCTTGGTTTCATTCTTGCGCatgctttctcctcctctgttttcctctccctcactcccacaCACCGGCTGAAatctgcaagaaaaaaaaaaacaggggaAAAAACTCagttcacacacgcatgcaaaacGTTGTTTGGTGTAAACTAGGAGGAGtctagcaggagagagagagagagagagagagagagagagagagagagagagagagagagagagagagagagagagagagagagagcgaacaagagagagagagagagggagagagagagagagagagagagagagagagagagagagagagagagagagcgaacaagagagagagagggaatcatTCTGAGAATAGCAGAGAAGGGGGTAGGACTCAGGCAGCATTAGCCCTTCACCTGCAGCCCTGCAGCTGCCACAGAGTCACCAGAGCTGCTCCTGAGTAGGAAGgaaaagagcaagagaggagTTGAGGGGAGCCGGCACAGAgaactacagagagagaaagagagaaagagagaaagagtcagagagagagcgacagagagagagggacagagagagggacagagagagagagcgacagagagagagggacagagagagggagcgaaagagagagagagagagagagtagtgggGAGTAAAGAGGGAGCGAGCGCTACAGACTACATCATGCTGCTTCCCAGCGCCGCCGTGCTGTGATGCTTCTCAGGCAGAGCCCGGCCGCACACTGCAGgcacccccccggcccccccggacCCTCCCCGGCCCCACGGGCCAGCCCGGACCCCGCCTCGCTGGAGACCCGCTCCCCCCCGCCGAGCAGCTCCTCGCCGCTGTCGCGCCCGCTGCCCCCCCTCTCCGCCGGCATGTACCCCGAGGACAGCCGCGGGCCCGGGGGCATCGCCGCAGTGGACTTCCTGGAGGCGGCCTACGAGTACGCGGCCCCCAGCCCGCCCGGCCCCCCGGGGGCACCGCCCCCCCTCTACGGCCACCCGGCCGCGGCGGGCTACTACACGGGCTCCCTGGACCCCCATGGCGGGCCcccctcggacgccagcctgcAGTCCCTGGGCAGTGGGTCCACCAGCCCCCTGGTGTTTGTGCCCAGCAGCCCCCAGCTCAGCCCCTACCTGCACCCCACCGGGCAGCCCTACTACCTGGAGGCCCCCGCCACACCTGGGTACAGGTGAGGTCtacctcgctctgtctctgtctgggtctctgtctgtctgtctctctctctttctccatatctgtctctctgtctctgtctccctctctgtctctgtctgtctccctctctgactctgtctctctctccgtctgtctctgtctgtctctctctctgactctgtctctctctctgtctgtctctgtctctgtctctctctctctctctcagtctatctctctctctgtctctgtctgtctctctctctctctctttctctttctctctctgtctatgtctctctctctctgactccgtctttctctctgtctctctctctctctctccctctctcttactctccctctctgtctctctctctctctctctctctctctctctctccctctctcttactctccctctctgtctctctctctctctctccctctctcttactctccctctctgtctctccctctctatttctctgtctctggtctccggtttgttgtttgtgtcgTGTGCCGCCCCCGCATGGGAGTccctcatggggggggggggggggggtggtctggtTCTCAGGGCGTGATTAGAACCAGCCGTGGTTGACCCGGTCAACGCACCGAGGGTGAGCGAAGGACTGTTTTAGAGGCTGCTTAGTGTGACTCTGTACCTGAGAAGAGCATGTGTTCCTCATTCAGCTGATTCTTCTACTGCGTTGATACTGAAATCGGTCCATTTTGTCGGAGCTGCGGCTGCAATACGTGCCCCTGTGAACAAGATACATTGCTATATATATGGTTACATTTTACAATAATGGTACTTTAATtcaccattaattaacattagttaatgcagtaacaAGCATTATTGTATCGCGTTagcataggggttagggttagtgggtgACTCGGACAGGGTTAtccttaacactaaccctaacccaccatCCTTCAGCGTTAACCCTAACcaatttataataatacatCAACAACTTAGTAAACTCAGCCACCAGGAACATTAGTAAATGATTACCTgaccattagttaactgttaGTTAATTCTTATTACTGCAtaaactaatgttaattaatggttcatTCATTTACCCTTGTTGTAAAGTGttacttaatatatatattatattaatcaataaaaacataaatatatttatatatttagttatttttaggTTTTGAATACACGACAATAGGCATAATTCAAGCCCTAAGAGATAACATAagtattttctgtattttataTACCTAATTCGTCTTGCTAGAATAAGCGACGGGAGATCTACTTTATTAAACCGTGTGGGGTAATGGGGTATTCTGCGTATCACCAGCATGCCATGGTCTGTGTACCTCCTGGGAAAACCAATCCCAGGTTCAACCACCCTTGCCTTGGTAATGGGGGCAAGTGGATGCTTTTTAATGACTGTAATTGTGACAAGTATTATTTCTGTATTATTATCTCATGCACTGTCAACCAAGAGACAGAATGGAATTATTCTGTTGATACAAACCATTGTTATGTCCTCCAAATGAAATGGTGAACATGTAGACTTCATAACAAGCATGCTTGTCTATCCCTTCCTCTcgtatgaaaaaaagaaaaccacaTAACCATTATCGAAATGGAAAGGATCAAGTCTTACCCTGGTCTTTAAATCCAGAGATTAAGGACTTTGTTAAGACCTTGAGAAAAGAACAAGACAAGCAAAGTACACAAGTACAATTTGTTTCCTGACTTCGTTACGCTGTCCTTGCCTCTGCCAATTTTAAATCCTTGTCGTTGTCGTTGTGGTCCAGAATCGATCGTTCATATTTGTTTTACAGACATTAAGCTTGGTTCTGtcaatttgattattatttttacattgtCATTTTTGTTCTTGCTGCAAAAGCATCCAGTTCTCCTAGTGGGTTGTGTTAACAAAGATGCTgtgaaaataaagtatattccTTGTAACATTTGTATAGATATATCCAAGGTGCAgcttaataataaaacatacatGCTATATTaaattagtgttggttttaaaaaATCGAATTTGACACACTGTGTTGGTGAAAGTGCATTTCTTCTTTGAGGAAGGAACAGATTTATTTTGAACAGAATACTAGAATGATGTGGATACTTTGGAATAATCTATAATCATATAAACCTAACATAATTTTCATAAGTCTATGTGCTCAGACTTCGTCCCCCCTGTGTCCCCATCAGGGTGGGTGTAGATAGTGTAAGCCACCACCCACCTAAAGGCAATAATATGCACCGCTTTGCATCATTGCTACTCTCCaacctgtctcctcctccaccctctagtTATTCCAAGTACACTCCCGAACCCTGGGGTTCCCGTGAATGTATATGGGTTTGCAGTCGTTTGCTGACACAAGCTAGGGATAATTGATGATCCGTTTTAGCAAGCCGTTTCTATAATTAGTTTAAAATGTCCCAAAGACATCCTGTGTATGCAAACTAGCTGCCTACTGATTCATAGCCAAGAGCAAACTGCTACTCATCACTCCGCGTGCGGTACAGCGCTGCGATGGCGTCTGCGATGGCGGCAAATGTTGGTTTCGCGTCAAAACAACTTCTGTGGACGCAGGCGCAGAAATGTTTACATTGCGGTAGCAAACCGTTTCACCGCGAGAAACGGGGTCAAGAGCCATGTACACCTGGGGAAACCTCTGGActaacccctacccccccccccccccccacggtccAGCATGGGGTCCGGCCCGCAGCACTCTCTGTCCAGGGAGGACCTCTGCGACACCATCGAGGGTCTGGAGACCTACGGGGTCATGGGCTCCCTGGCCGCCTCCGTGTCCGGGTCGTCTCGGCTGGTGccgggtcaggggtcaggggtcgcggTGGGCACGGTGTTCGAGCTGGCCAAGGAGACGCGGTACTGCGCGGTGTGCAGCGACTACGCCTCGGGCTACCACTACGGCGTGTGGTCCTGTGAAGGCTGCAAGGCCTTCTTCAAGAGGAGCATCCAAggtgtgtacgcacacacacacacacacacacacacacacacacacacacacacacacacacacacacacacacgcgcacacacacacacatacacacacacacacacacacacacatgcacacaaacacacacacccacgcagaaGCTACACTCACTCGCATTCATACTTTGTTTcattttgtgtttctttatgtGTCGTTTGTTGAACAAAGCAGGTTCTAGTGTCCTAAAAAGTTATAGAATATAGTAGGAAATCTGGAGTTATGTTATAACACagaaggactgctggaccagaggttctgctataacacagtaggactgctgggtcagaAGTTCTGCTTTAACATAGTAGGACTCGATTATCTTTAttgcaaaaatatattatttattaatattatgtCCATGGATCACCTTAGTTTGTATGCTCGGCCCGCTTGTTGGGTGGTCCGCTATTCCCAGAATGTGCTAATATATTacaagcacacccacacccacgcacacgcacacacgcacacacacacacgcacacacacacacacacacacacacacacacacacacacacacacacacccacacacacacacacacacacacacacacactcacacacatacagacacacacagacacacacacacacacacacacacactcagtgatgCATGATCGTTCTTTGGAATGCAGGAGGCAACAAAAAAAGGCAGAGGCAGGGAATAAACAAAGTTAAGTTATTACATTGGGACATTTGAAAAATGTTGATGAACATATCTGACCACATCAACTGATTAAGAAGTGAAGGAAGACGAGGCCCATAATCACAGATCTGCAAATGCCTTCCAGTGGTCGGTACCAGATGGTAAACAACAGTGACTACTACGGACTCACCCTACTGAAACTCTCTAcataagggttaaggttagggtaggAGTTAAGAGTAAGAGTTTACCCTCACCCTATTGAATATTAAATACATTAATGCATATGTTGACAGGTACAACATTACCTAAGTTAACATGAACATCATTACCCTAGTTAAtatgaacaccattaccttagTTAATATGAACTCCTTAGTAAACATGAGCACAATTACCTTAGTTAAtatgaacaccattaccttaACTAACATTAATCCCACTAGAAAATGACAACCAGATCAATATTGAACTGTTTTTGAAGAATAATAACCGCCTTAATCCAAATTAACTTAATATTCATTAATGCACCCCTATGGTGAATCGTAACCCACCTCAGTTTGAAAGCATAGACCCTCTAGATCGCTCTGTCGTCGACGGCAACAAATACGAGGGAATCACAGAAATCCGCTcatccacacaaacatatttatttCCCTTCTCCTATTGATCCGGCATACCGTTCATGTCTTTGGCCGAACCCCTGTAATAATTTCCACGAGGAACCCAAGCTGACCCTGCATCGGGCGGTGATTCACAGATGGGTTCTCCCTGTACTGGGAGGCGGATCACCGAGCCCCGGCAGGAATGGGCCTCGTTCTCCGTCAACAATAGAGGCAGTGATGAGATTTCATCTTGCACGTCAGGGCTATCAAAGGAGCAGAGAAGAAAAATGAGTTTCCGTCGCAAAATAATGATCATTCACACaggttcacgtgtgtgtgtgtgtgtgtgtgtttgtgcgtgcatttgtgtgcgtgtgcgcgtgcgtgtgcgcgtgcgcacacaATGAGAAATCATAGATATCAAATTGAAATTGAAAATTGTCCCTGCCTGAAAAATTTCTAAATAATAAGTGAAGCCAAAACTAGGGAGGGGTGCATGCATCATCGTGTTAGTTCATCCATGTCTCCTGTCTCTGTAGAGTTTATGAAGAGTCTGTGTGAAGTCTGTGTAGTCTGTGAGGAGTCTGTGTGAGCCCCGGCCTTATGGCCCTGTGTCCCGGatgagtgggggaggagagtgaaTGGACGGATGAACCAGTGAATGGACGGATGAACCGTTGAATGGACGGATGAACTGGTGAATGGACGGTTGAACCGGTGAATGGACGGATGAACCTGTGAATAGATGGATAAACGGGTGATGAATAAATAGATGAAAGGGTTAATGAATGGATAAGCAGGGTGATGAATGAGAGGATAAACGGGTGATGAAAGAATAGATAAAACGTGTGATGAACGAATGGATGAACGTGTGAATGGTTGGATGCCGGTGCCTATGTCGTTCAGCCGTTACCGAACAGGCCGAGGGAAACCTCCGCCCGGGCGGTGTGCGCCGCTATCGGGACATTGTTTCACGGCTCTCTCTTGTGCTAGGCCACAACAACTACATGTGCCCGGCCACCAACCAGTGCACCATCGACCGCAACCGCAGAAAGAGCTGTCAGGCCTGTCGCCTTCGGAAGTGTTATGAAGTGGGCATGATGAAAGGAGGTgggttagagacacacacagacacatagacatagacccacacgcagacccacacacgcacaagcaaactgccacacacacataaacaaatggacacacacgcatgtacactgTGTCAcactgtgtcacacacacacacacacacatgcacatgcacacgcaaacagacgcctagatacgcacacacacacacatgcacacaacccgACATACACTCAGACATGCATGCTGccccacgcacacaaccacacaccaccccatacaaacacacaaacacacacacacacacacacacacacacacacacacacacagatacacaccaccccacatacatacactcacacatttacaatgcaaaacgcacacacaaatacacacacacacacacacacacacatgcacaccgtgCATgcaccattttctttttttga
Encoded proteins:
- the dcph1 gene encoding damage-control phosphatase ARMT1; the encoded protein is MTEAELETLRVPPSLSAKVEGSFAYLTIRDRLPTILTKAVDSIHRNKDKFFEQYGEEGLRAEKAAIGLLSKLRNELQTDKPVLPLVDELEDAEGWNLYLQRHEALQGEQDPVSWFRSPWLYVECYMYRRIQEALWLNPPISGFDAFQEAKTQSYFESQRAVMALCTHLEGLRKTVAGLPEDQLLEHFDRLLQVSLWGNKCDLSISAGQDNSQKTSPIDSLAELRPFILVDDTRSVWSALVSARDRGGPGRVDIILDNAGFELTTDLVLADFLVASGLARSVRFHGKAMPWFVSDVTAQDFTWTVRQTVASNHRFMSASGVQWQRYVREGVWTYLDHPFWTQPHPFCDMAADAPDLHAGLQGAALVLFKGDLNYRKLTGDREWAPTAAFATALRGFAPAPLCSLRTLKANVQVGLQPGQAEQLGQRQPDWMTCGQYAVVQFHSPPRRGP